ACTTTTTAGAGGCACTTTTCTAATGTCAGAATAGTCAGTTGTGAGATCATGCTTTTGAAAACGTGCAGGCATGTGATACTTGAGTTCCAACCTCTTTGAAAATACAAATGACCTGGGCCTTCAGACATTTCTTGCCTTCATCCCTGCAAGCATTTCCAAGATGCAAACAGGGAAATAtattggagagagggagagaggcttgCACCAAActcacatctatttatttattaatagcatttctgtgacacccacccacaaccAGATCTCTTTGGATGTCTTGCAGAGAAtactaaaaatattaaaaaccatcTCTAGCTGATTGCTTTGAGTTGGTTCATGCACAGGAAAATGCAATGTAAAATAGACCTCATCTTGGCCCTGTCTTCACAGCGCTGTGTTGGTGCtgccttccccccaaaccccacagttttTCTTACCCGTGctggcgtcaggtaatcccgatgccaatgATGGAGCACGGGATTTCTGGTtgtcatctgggtaccagagctgccccctctcctcctggtggatggcaaccaattgctggtcgccttccagcaggaccccccccccctcccggattggccccagagtgaggtcagacggCGGAAGAGccatattgattttatttttaatgaaaaagtcggagtaagtccctgacattttcaatgcacagcttcaggggaaagccctgcggtggctgcaaatctgcggctTTCCCTGCACTAAGTTTCATATAACTTTCCCTGCACtaaggggctgcctatacagcaGTGGGTTGCTGCCATGATAAACAAAACTccatgcttttgctgctttggggtggtggcagctattcctgatgctgcagcaaaagtgtgggggcCCAGTGGCCAGGCCTGCCCCCTACTTAGGCAgatagcgaccaatcaggggttgctatcTGCCTAGCCAGGCCTCCACATCGAGGATGAAGCGATGTTACATTGCTGAAGGCCCATGTTCACCTCACTACATTCTGAAAAATTGGGATAAatttctgactttaaaaaaaagtggggcttctctggaaagcaccgtgatggctttgaggtggctaCTTTATGAACATTTTTATGAcccctgaactgaagccaccaccgACAGATGGGAGAAACAACTTGGTGGCATCAGAGTAAATGGGAAAGACTCGGTAAAAAGACACTGCAAAAAAACTGCTGTTTCGGAAGTAAACCCCCAATGTGACAaagagttggcagctgcgtcatttaAACAATGCAATGCCACTCCGCAGCCACTATGGTGTTAATAGAGTGTATAGACACCCCCAAAAACTGAACAGGAAAAAGCTCCTGGGCCAAACTGGCTGGAATTCTGAGCAGGAGCACTTCCCTTAAGGGCTGAGGATACACTGCAGCATTTTGCTGCAGGGCCCTTATTTGCCAAGAAATCTTAATGAAATTCCCTAAGAAATCCAGAAATGAACATGACCTGTTCACTTCAATGAGATTACTCCAGATTTGTAATCTTGCTATAATAAATGTATCTATATTAGTTATTTCTCCCCTAAATCATTTGTTTGGAAGATTTCAGGTGTAATTCAGCCAAAGTTAGGTGCTTCTTAGCCCCATTGGTTTCGAAAGGAGAGGGCTATGCATATATGTAAATccccccactgaaataaatggtgtCTAGTAGTGCTTAACTCTAGATCATATATCCTTACTATATATCATTGTATGCATTACTCAAAAGTACTGGAGATTAATGTTAGCTCTaatttggccatagctagacctaaggtttatccctggatcgtccaggggtcaaacctgttcatctaggtgacacacaggggatccagtgctcaggcaggggcgaaccctggatgatcccaggataaaccttaggtctagctgtggccttagtcagtCTACTATTAAGTTCCATCCTTTTCAAGGAGACTGAAATATCTGCGTAAATAAcaatacttaagaacataaatgACATAATCGTTTTGTGTGTGCTAAAACAgttattttaaatccattgcaTTGCACAATGGTGCCATCCAGTGGAAGACAAATAGTCATAGAACTGGAGTAAGCTGATGTGTTTCTCTCTGGGCCAACCTCTATTCCTTCGTTTAGGTGGATTCTACCTATAGAAACTAGGAAAACTGGTTTCTCCTTTCCTCTCAATCCTGGAGAAAAGTCCATACATCTGACCAAAACGGGGTGAATGTGACTGCTTAGTGGTTGGACTGCTCTCATGATGTATATCTGTGTATAGCTTAAAGcacctctctcctcctcttgGTATGCATGTACAAAAGACAGAAATGCACTTTTAAATGCACTGTAATCAGAGTGTTAAATCAACTGGCaagttttttcttgttcttttctttctatcCCTTAAACCGTTTTTCATTTGTTGTATTATTACTTCCATACAACATATTATTTCTATAGTACATATTAATACTGAATTTTATACTTTTTCTgtaaatctatttttttaaaatgatctgCAGGAATGTATTTATTCTATGCCAATATTTCTGCTCTTTTGTGtattgaccccccccccaccttttccctcAGTAGAATTGTACACGTTTTGAAATGGCTTTTTCACATTTTAATCTGTCTTCTCCAGACTATTGTCACTATTAACATGCAAGGGCGTCTACAGGATTTGtccaagggagaaagagaggaactGCACAGTGGTATGCAACTAATTTGTACACATAGCATGTGCTACTACAACACCCCTGTGCATTTTCTTTGTGCATGTGCTTTGTTCAGAGCCAACCCTACCATAAAGTAGCCTGATGCAGGTGCATCAGGCAGCAGTATAGGAAGAGCAGCAAATTGCTCTCAGTCTTCAAAGGGCCCACCGTTTCTTGGTCCCACCAACCGCATTCAAGTGGCCGGCTGGACTAAAAAGAGTCTGCTCGCTGCACACCTCCCAGGTTCTTGGGCAGCTGGGAGGCTGCACCTATCATCTGCATTCACTGCTTCTTGGTCCCGCCAGCTGTGTGCACATCTGCTGCTTCTTGTTCCAGCCAGATGCCTGCATGGTCAGCTAACCAGGCCATATAGGTCACTGGCGAGACCAAGAAGCAGCCGGCCGCTTACTAGTTTCTCTGCTTGCCTGAAGTCTCACAAGACACTTGCACCTTGTCTTGGAAGTCTTGTGAGACTTGAGAGTTCCAGAAGAGGTGGGGCGCACATATGGGCACCAAAAAGAAAAACCCCAGGTGTTTGCTGCTGTCAGGTGGGAGGATAGGCAGTGGCAATGGGTGCTCACTCGCTACAGGCAGCAtgtcttgggccaggcctgcCTTTGTTGCTTAGAGTCACTTTTCATGATGTTTTGAAGCTTTCACAGAGCAGCAGAAGATCTGGGAATATGACACCACTAATGCAGAAGAGGGTTACATTCAAGCTTCACACAGGAGGTatgaactccaacaaaactttatttggagtgagggacatttaaaaatatttatttatttatttatttatttattacatttttataccgcccaatagccgaagctctctgggcggttcacaaaataaaataaaaataaataaataaataaataaaaatatcaataaGAGAAAAATAGATACACAGACATAATTCAACAGTCTCAAATATGTCATATTGGATATTTTCTAGCTTCACTGCTTTTCTCATATTGAGAGATTCACATTTGTCAGGAAAGGGGTTCTcatttccttcatcttggaaacaATGGTGAATACTCTGGAGAGTAACAGTAGTGTCTGTGGGAAGTGTGGCAGAGTGAGGAGAAATGGGCATACTTGAATAGCTTTTAGGGTTCTAGAAGAGCCTGGACTACTCACTTCACTTTTCACATTAACAGACATTTTTAACATCAACTCATATAATACAACTTTTGCATTGCTTGAATTTTGAACAGCACAAGTGTTCTTTTGATCTGCACATTTTTCCTGACTCaagttttcttttgttctttcctGTACAAATGTTCTCTTGAATTGTACGTATTTTCCTGGTGCAACTATTCCCCtgttccctccttaacagatttttgtgataaggaaaaagaagaagcagatggaaaacatggaagggttacaaatggatgTTGTTGGCATTTGTAAACTCCCTGTGGAGATGGTATAgtactgtatctttaagagagcaaggaCTAGATCCAGCTGAAGTctgggcaatctataaggggaaattggggatagcATTTGAGAGGGCTTAGTCAGGCATACAGCTATGCTGCCggccttgcaaggcatactttaaataaaggatttatatttgtacttttaccttgcctctttttggatacaacactcccccccaccaaaaaaaaatattccatgaGGTACAGCCATTGTAAAATAAattcctcatctggaagcacccaggtcTACCCTCTCTGTATTTTCTTAATGGGTAGATGTGCTGTCTTTCTGTCTTTTCAGCTGCGGCTGAAACTCTGAATTCTTTCCCTGGCTCTCACCTCTCCTGTAATTAATTGCCTTTTGGAACAGTTAACATGGAAGAGTAAGCTTAGCTGCTCTGCTTTCAATCTTGTTCTAGGCTATGCAGTTCAGGCAACATACAAGATACACCCATTACCTTCACAACAGGATTCTTTATTATTGTAGTTCATGAGAATACACTAGCATTTGAGGAGCCACATGGCACATAGCCTGCGGTCTAAAATCTGcataagaaaggaaggaagcagccCCACCCAGGTCTCCAGGATAAATGGGAAGCTAACACTTGCAGGCTGTCTGAACTATATATTCATATATCTACATCACAACATTCTCTAGGCCATCTCCACAGAAACGCATTGAGACTCACTTTCAACTTCTCTTTTTCCTAAAATAGGATTTGGTCCGTCAGCAACATACTAAGATGAAAAAAGCAGCGTGTACGCCTCCCAAACCAATCACTTTCAGATGTCACACTGCACTCTAATCTGCctcactttggggtggggtgggcagagtcCCACCAGTCAAAATGATCAATCACATGTGAGAGGCTTGGTTCCCGTTCCTCGCTTTCCCCTGCTCAGGGAAAGGAAATGTAGAGGCTTTTGTCTGGAAGTTTCCCTGCATCCCACCAACAAGTGGGCTTGTCAGTCTTTCTCTTCAGAAAGGAGACTCCCACGTCCCAACGGTGAGATGGAGCCATACAACAATATTGCACATGCAGAGCTGTATTACAAGAAAAAAacagacttaaagctccatcccacgagtgttttattgcacgctcattactgggcactcatggagtttgctcaggtccctcacatggcgTCGtttgccttccgccccttctggccttccgccccgtctggccttccttgcgcaacaaaaaaacctcattaaatccgatgtttttttaaactcggaattgctgttctctcctgctgtgtgcagaagaagcaccgccattagagcagcagactcaatgggcctcgtgctcgttctgtacttcttTTCTACTCCAAATTTCTCTCACCTGAACTGTTTAATGTTCTATTGCCACAAGATGGGCGGATGGCTATTATCACTCTCTGAGCTGTTTCAtatttgcctaatcccctttgTAAGACATCTCTTCTTTTCTGCTCCAAATTCCccctcccaaagctgctttttGGAATTAATGAAATTCATTGCCCAAAGGATGGCCACATTTTCTCCTGATCTTACAGATTTACACGTGGAATAACATACCACAATTTCCTCTCAATTTCAAAAAGCTGTTGCAATGCCCTAGTCAGCTATGCTATGTGTGACGTTGTATGACAATCTGGAGGTCTCTGTGCAAATGAAGCTGCTGCTTCTATTATTGGAGTCTCCCCGTCTTTTTAACTCTGGTGTGCTTGCGATGGCTCACTCATGGCAGTTCGAACAACCtcatcttccagggcctctcccgtgctttgcGATCATCATCACATTTTTTCTCTTACTGGTATATCCTGAGTAGCACCACTCAACTCTCTATGCAATTGTGCAATGctgctataccacaatgccatctagtggctgcataatgaaacatatagaaaaggcagagaaagaaaaacattcgGGGTGGGGAAACGTGTAAAGAGGCCGATTTTACTCCTGCAAGGAATCTAGAAGCAGATGCCCCAGTAAagctgtgggataaaagcctcatacAGAAATGCCCTGAAGTTATCATGCCACTGAAACTGCTGTTTCGTTTTATAAGTACCCAACTGGCAACCAATTCCAGTAACATAAaatgaaatacttgaaagatggGGGAAGTGGTCATAGCTTTGGGGATGAGAGAGTTAGCCCTTCCTATTCCTAGAAGTGCCCCTCCtcccaaaatgcccccccccccgctgcatttaagcttttaaaaaatctccactAGCCTCAACAGAGACTTCTTTCAAGCCTAAATACAGGGCGTTGCATGTGAAAACGGGAAATCTGTTATCTCCAAGCTCTACAGAGATTAGAGATAACAGATATTCACAGCTGAAAACTCTTTTATCTCTGAAACAATCAGAGATAACAAATTTTGGTTTGGGGGAGCAGAGGCAATAGGGCCTGGGGATAAAAGGGGTCGTCAGGCGGATAAGCTGATGGGCTGGATGGAGACCACTTGCAGGCGGTAATAGGCCTTCTGGTCAAAagttccccatgcccaggctgtgagaaagaaaataaataatacctgTGAAACTGCCAAAGGTCACTCCTCAAACTTTAAACATAAATAAGCTATTTTTTACCCTTTCTTTGTCAAAATAGGTATGGACCTACCTTAAACATAAGTAAAGTCAACATTGGCATGGACCTGACCTCTCCTATGCAGCAAAGTTTCTGGCCAATCTGTTGACCTGTAGATTTTTTGGCAATTCTGCAAGTGCAGTAGTGCAGCATCAATTATACGACGCAACTGCAAtcgcacacccaccctggggcttttagccgaagctgcagagaaaaaaagtcaggacttactccaacttttttctccaaagACAGGCGAGGATACGCAAgatggcatcaagacagccccaagcCTCACTCTAGTGTCAcagcggaggtgtggccaggcagtgTCTCGTGGAAGGCAAcctgcaattggtcaccttctcACAGGAAAAGGGTGGAGGTGGCTCTAAAACATCTCTCCCCTCCAATCACATTTCCTTCATCCCCCAAAGCAGCCCTTCACTTCCACAGTTTGTCCCGCAGCCTCTCAAGTCACAAATGTGACCTGAAAGTGAGGGAAATAATAGTAAGTTTAAGCAAACGGTGCCTGCGTCACTTTCCTGTCTGATGctcttctcctttcctcccctacACAGaaatgccacctcctcctccttccacccaTATTCatgttccttcttccccacacatGCAGAATGGCTGGTTGAGCCAGCAACTGGCGCGGCAAAGGGTTGTGGGAGACGCACTGTGGTGGGCCTGGGAGGCAGAGCTTTCACAGatacaaagcttttaaaaccacAGTGTGGAAACCCCAAACGCTTGCGTCCTGAGTGCTAGTCTACACTGAGCATAGTCTACACTGAGCAGAAGCAGCATACATATGCTCAACTTTCCACTAAATCAACTTCCTCGCATTTATTGcacaacatttcttttaaaacaacgcTTCTTTGCAAAGTTTTGCAAAGTTTTGCAAAGTTAAACAACTTCCCTATTCTTGTTTAAGATGCCTAAACGCCTAGACATTGCATGCCTCCTGTTAGCATACTGTAAGTATTATTCCTATTATTTATCGTGCATATCTCCAAAAAAGTTGCCATTTCATTAACCGTATTTTCTCCATTCAGTTCATTTAGGTCTACAAAGCATGGAGAGTGGTGGTTCTAATAAAAGAGGTGTGTTGCTCTAATTTATTCCagtaagagttttttaaaaagttgttctaGTGTATGAGAGGTTCACTTGTCTGTAGTAAAGTATCTTTACTACACTCTTTACTGTAGTCACCTGAATTACAGACATCTGTGCAGAAAGTACAGGACCATCAGTTCAATCAtgatctgaaatttttattggggcttaaagaaaataaaactggcaAGATGGGGATTTCTATTTGGATTGGGCTTCAAAAAATATTACTAGACTTTTAATTTATAGGAGAGATTTACTGTATATGTATCTTTGTCTCTTTTGTTCTAAGTTACTCTGAGTACGTTGCAGAACagaatataaattattatttttattattactacattttaaaaatgcctttgttTTGATCACTGGTGCTCAttatgagttgtatccaatgtcactcctactttgagtagacttatagaaatgaatgggtctttAATTATGACTAATGTAAGTCTTCATTTCAAtgatctactctatgtaggattgACATTGGATACAGTCTTATAAAGCTAATTACAGGTTACATTCAGTTCTGAAACAGtaagggttattttgtttttaaaaagcagctttggATGGGGGGATTTGgaacagaaaaacagtggctgcgTTCACATGTCATGATAGTCCATgatgggtttattattattaatatttatttatatagcgccattaataagctactcacattagtttattttttaaaaagcttacgATTCCCCCGCCATATGAATGGGTTAATGTTTATTAAACTACTGTGTGTATGATTTGACTCAGGCCCCCTCTCCTGCTTCTTTCATGCCCAAACAGTGGCCCTGGTTCCCCTGGGGCTGCTCTAGAGAAATGTCAACGATGATCCCTTCCAGGAGCTAGGGAAGAACCCTGCTTCTTCTGTGGGAGTGAGGGTGCCagccatggggaggggaggggggttgttttcTGTCCCCACTTCCACCCTTCCACCATGCCTGGCACTCTCACTTCCTCAGAAGAAACAGTAAATCTCTTTTCATGCAGGAATTGGTTGGGGGGGCTTCAGTCCCTGGCAAAGGGCCCCACAGCCCTTGGCAAGAGCATCGTGTCCCCTCTGCCCCCTGATTTTCCAGATGGGGCAGCTTCAAATCATCAAGGGAACTCAAGAAGATCACTCCCATTGAGTTCCATTGGCGATTTGAAGCTGCCCTGTCTGGAaaatcatattacgccagtccttttacaacttcattggctgccagtccaggtctgggcccgattcaaagtgctggtattgacattcaaagccctaaacagtttggggccaggttatctgaaggaacgcctcctcccatatgtacctacccggaccttaagatcatctacaggggcccttctccgtgagcccctgccaaaggaagtgaggcaggtggctactaggaggagggctttctccgctgtggcaccccagttgtggaatgagctccccagagaggtccgcctggcgcttacattgtactcctttcgtcgccagctgaagacctttttattctctcagtattttaacacttaattttaacttaaatttaaattatactgttttaactctgtattttaaccttatatcaattttgctgtgtggttttatcctggttgtgctttttatattgtattttgtatttgtgtttttaacctgttggttgttttatgatggttttaatttttgtgaaccgcccagagagcttcggctattgggcagtataaaaatgtaataaataaataaataaataaataaaaaattggggttggtgggtgggggagaacccCTTACCAAGGACTGTGCTGCCCCCCACAGTCTTTGGACAGGGCTtggattttgcacacacacacacacccccatctcccattttccactttttaaaattgtggaaAAGGGCTTTCAGaaagcaagaaagagagagagagagagaaagagagagagaaagaaagaaagaaaaagaaagattcaGTTTTCTGAGCTATAAACTGGAGCAGGGAATCCATGCCCAGGGAAAGGGTGAAAGCAGTTCATCTTCCCCGCTccaaattcccacccaccccgaagcTGCTTTTTGGAATGAGTGAAATTCACTGCCAAAGGATGGCCACACAGTTAGATGTCTTCTCAAGGGGGATGAGACAAATTCACAGACGACAGGAATGTCTGTGGCTCTCAGTCATGATAGCTCTGCATGGTGCCCCCATGACCAGAGACTGTGTATTTGCCTCTGGACATCAGCTGCTGGGAGCAGAGGGTCACGGCTCTGGCCCTCCTGTCCAGCTTGGGGGCTTACAGAGGATgaatctgcttggccactgtgggaagtgggatgctaatccagcagggctcttcttttctctctctctctcattttattaTAACATTTTATCCTGTCCTTTAGCCCAAAAAGCTCCCAAGTCTTATGGTCTTGCTTTCTgacaaccacccccaccccatttcaggaCTCTAATATGGATGCTTATAGGTGATGCATCGTTAGTGCCTTGGTAGTACTTCCAGCAGTCCTGTAAGGCAGGCCACCATTTACCCCCTTATGGAAAGTGTGGGGCTGAGACTGACAATGCCTTGCCTAAGGCAACCACCAACCTAGCAAGATTTTGCATCTCATGGTCTAAGCTGCAGCAGTATTCCCAGGCCAAAggttatggtgattggcaggagAGCTGATGCTTCCCAAAAATGCAGGTGATGCAAGGTCCCGCTCCGGTCCCGCTCCAGTCCCACTGATGCCCTCCCAGCCGTTTTCCATCATGCCTCCACCCAACAGCCATGAAAGCTCTAAGTTGAACCTCTGTGCTTACAATTTGTGTGGATTGTAGAGAAGCAATTGTGTGAATTTATGCAggaaaagctggggggggggggagaaacaatttCTAACTACGATGCTTATGGAAAACTTTTGCAAATAAGAGTACAGTGCCCCTGAATGTCTGAGAAAagaagccacacacacaaaacagaatcCTATTCATCGTGCTTGAATGCTCACGACAAGCAAGCACTGAGTACTAGCAATTAGAGCAGGTATGgagcacatctggaggccacaacttccatcagcctcagccagcatggtgaatggTCAGGGATGACGGGAGTTAGAATAAAatcatctggtgggccacagtttccccatccctgaattAGATTTCCTACTTTTATCACTTGGCTGATTGCAAGGAAATGTTTGAAAATcaatatttgttttgttgttgcagaGGTGCCCAAGAATGACACTTCTTGCTCAGTCCCTGTGAAGAAACTCAACATCTCCAGTCTCTCTTCAAAAATTGACATAGGCGCGGATGTGGAAGTTGTGTGCAGCTCAGAGATGGGTTGTCTGCCAATTAACTacacattatttttaaatacaagcAGGAGAGGTAGTGCAGTCAAGAACAAGAAAAATGAAATTGTTACGTTTAAATTCACAATCAAGTCCATCAATGAACTGGGTGAATATAAATGCAGAGCTCAAAACGGACTTACTAACACGTCCAATCTCAAATACAGTCCTGGATTCCACTTTACCTTAAGAGGTACGTATATTTTCCAATTGTGAGAAATAGCGTTCCGATTTTAGAGTGTGATCTTGAGATATACTGATTGGAACTCCTCATTAAGATCAGATATGTGGGGCGTTTGAGATGTCAGGCACTAACAACTTGTAAGAATATAGCCTATTATCAGGGATGATAGTTACCCTTTGAAAGTAGCACTCCATTTCAGTAGGAATGATCCATCTCTTTTGCAAGAGATCAGGATCACATTCTAATCTGAAtgtgatatttattttgtttggaaaggaaaggaacctctcgtgcaaacactgagtcattactgactcttggagggacctttcgctgacgttttcttggcaggccttatagcggggtggtttgccgttgccttccccagccgtgattacctttcccccagctaactgggtactcattttaccgacctcgggaggatggaaggctttgtcgaccagagccggctgcctgaaaccagctcccgctgggatcgaactcaggccgtggggagagtttcggctgcagaaactgctgctttaccactctgcgccacacgaggctcatttatTTTGTTTACCTAACATTAATATAAATACTGTTTCTCCCATTGACAGAAGAGGAGAATAATATGGCAGTGCTCATTGGGCTTCCTTTGCTTCTGCTACTGGCGCTGATAGGAATAGCTTTAGCAATTCCATGGCTGATCCTTCCTTGGTGTAAAGCAAGTAAGTGCGGCTTTGCTTCTCTACACTGAGTTCCTTTTCTCAGAAGCCTTTTGTGTCCTGTGTAGAACATATtgcttagggtaaccatatggaaaggaggacagggctcctgtatctttaacagttgtattgaaaagggaatttcagcaggtgtcatatgtatgtatgcagcacctggtgaaattcac
This window of the Elgaria multicarinata webbii isolate HBS135686 ecotype San Diego chromosome 3, rElgMul1.1.pri, whole genome shotgun sequence genome carries:
- the MILR1 gene encoding allergin-1 isoform X2, giving the protein MESGGSNKREVPKNDTSCSVPVKKLNISSLSSKIDIGADVEVVCSSEMGCLPINYTLFLNTSRRGSAVKNKKNEIVTFKFTIKSINELGEYKCRAQNGLTNTSNLKYSPGFHFTLREEENNMAVLIGLPLLLLLALIGIALAIPWLILPWCKARKLRTASVSVGLVTTNYPHSKNSPTSYPHSENCPTYDDIAFRKNEETEYCNVNISNKENCRNGKVCLVFYKWNKTRLKFFISEDSTVNYAEIIIRS
- the MILR1 gene encoding allergin-1 isoform X1; the protein is MPKRLDIACLLLAYFHLGLQSMESGGSNKREVPKNDTSCSVPVKKLNISSLSSKIDIGADVEVVCSSEMGCLPINYTLFLNTSRRGSAVKNKKNEIVTFKFTIKSINELGEYKCRAQNGLTNTSNLKYSPGFHFTLREEENNMAVLIGLPLLLLLALIGIALAIPWLILPWCKARKLRTASVSVGLVTTNYPHSKNSPTSYPHSENCPTYDDIAFRKNEETEYCNVNISNKENCRNGKVCLVFYKWNKTRLKFFISEDSTVNYAEIIIRS